From Desulfovibrio oxyclinae DSM 11498, the proteins below share one genomic window:
- a CDS encoding sigma-54-dependent transcriptional regulator, with translation MATILVLDDDPDISTIITQLAEDAGHEAHAASTIAEGLDTLGRIPTDLVFLDVSLPDGSGIDALSKIRGFPTRPDVIIITGLGDPDGAELAIQNGAWDYIEKTSTLKQIMFSMDRALRFREKARKPAMVSIKRDRLIGDSQALQPVIENISVAAAGDAGVLITGETGTGKEVIARTIHENSPRSEGSFVVLDCASLPASLAEGELFGHVKGSFTGANTTRTGLVGQADGGTLFLDEVGELPLAVQATFLRVLQEKRFRPVGSTKEFDSDFRLMAATNRSLEDMCEQGLFRSDLYYRIKACAIEMPPLRKRLEDVPAICRFHLERLCEKYEKDVPELSEDFLSVLMNYDWPGNIRELVQTMERTIMRGGDEPVLYPEHLPVDIRAKAMRRTVGKHDEPLDETATFAPDAPTLPAADRTNFPNDLLNGPLPEFKDYRKECLARIERPYLERLLDEADGNIKEACRLSGISRTRLYAMLKDHDMSR, from the coding sequence ATGGCAACTATTCTCGTGCTGGACGACGATCCGGATATCAGCACCATCATCACCCAGCTGGCCGAGGATGCAGGGCACGAGGCACACGCGGCCTCCACCATCGCCGAAGGGCTGGACACCCTCGGCCGCATCCCGACCGATCTGGTCTTTCTCGACGTGAGCCTGCCCGACGGCAGCGGCATAGACGCCCTTTCCAAAATCCGCGGCTTCCCCACCAGGCCGGACGTTATCATCATCACCGGCCTCGGCGACCCGGACGGCGCGGAGTTGGCGATCCAGAACGGCGCGTGGGACTACATTGAGAAGACCAGCACCCTCAAGCAGATCATGTTTTCCATGGACCGCGCCCTGCGCTTCCGCGAGAAAGCCCGCAAGCCTGCCATGGTGAGCATCAAGCGCGACAGACTCATCGGCGACAGTCAGGCGCTGCAACCGGTGATAGAAAACATCTCCGTGGCGGCCGCCGGCGATGCTGGCGTGCTGATCACGGGGGAGACCGGTACCGGCAAGGAAGTCATCGCGCGCACCATCCACGAAAACAGCCCCCGCTCCGAAGGCAGCTTCGTGGTGCTCGACTGCGCTTCGCTGCCGGCCAGCCTCGCGGAAGGCGAACTCTTCGGTCACGTCAAGGGCTCCTTCACCGGGGCCAACACCACCCGCACAGGTCTGGTTGGGCAGGCCGACGGTGGAACTCTCTTTCTGGATGAGGTGGGCGAACTGCCGCTGGCCGTGCAGGCCACCTTCCTGCGCGTGTTGCAGGAAAAGCGATTCCGTCCCGTGGGCAGCACCAAGGAGTTCGACAGCGACTTCCGGCTCATGGCAGCCACCAACCGCTCGCTGGAAGACATGTGCGAGCAGGGGCTTTTCCGCAGCGACCTGTACTACCGCATCAAGGCGTGCGCCATAGAGATGCCTCCGCTTCGCAAGCGGTTGGAGGATGTCCCGGCCATTTGCCGTTTCCACCTTGAACGGCTCTGCGAGAAGTATGAAAAGGACGTCCCTGAACTGTCCGAGGATTTTCTCAGCGTGCTCATGAACTACGACTGGCCCGGCAACATCCGCGAACTGGTCCAGACCATGGAACGCACCATCATGCGCGGCGGCGACGAACCCGTGCTCTACCCGGAGCACCTGCCCGTGGACATCCGGGCCAAGGCCATGCGCCGCACCGTAGGCAAGCACGATGAACCGCTCGATGAGACCGCGACATTCGCCCCGGACGCGCCGACGCTTCCCGCAGCGGACCGGACGAACTTCCCTAACGACCTGCTCAACGGACCGCTTCCGGAGTTCAAGGATTACCGGAAGGAATGCCTTGCCCGCATCGAGCGCCCCTACCTTGAACGACTTCTCGACGAGGCCGACGGCAACATCAAGGAGGCCTGCCGCCTCTCCGGCATCTCGCGCACCCGCCTCTACGCCATGCTCAAGGACCACGACATGTCCAGATAA
- a CDS encoding TRAP transporter large permease translates to MSITVAIAILILVVTLFIGIPIPFAFFSSAAYLLYTGGYDPGFLLPYGFAKMNSVVLLTIPLFIMAGGIMDKGGIGDKLVDVVDTIAGRIRGGLGVVTVVTCAIFGAVSGSSSATVSCIGSIMIPKLKRAGYPVGHVAAILANSGVLGILIPPSMLMILYAWMANQSVLACFLAAFVPGIIVTVLMSLVNIYLLRNNKEIEVAEHRDFATTTKLFVSKSAKASPALMMPVIILGGIYGGVMTPTEAAAVAVLYAIPVAMFLYKGLKLKNLASTLIESATTTGVIMAMMFAVMILSRLYIMENLPEQIMGVLTTISENEMVILLMINVFLIFMGMLMDDVSGILLGTPILLPLVTQIGVDPVHFAAIMGVNLGMGNVTPPTAPLLYLSGRISGAQLTGMLRPTLYLLIFAWLPTLLITTYVPEVSLGLVNLLMK, encoded by the coding sequence ATGAGCATTACCGTAGCAATAGCGATCCTTATTCTCGTGGTCACGCTGTTCATAGGCATCCCCATTCCGTTTGCCTTCTTCAGCTCGGCCGCATACCTTCTCTACACTGGCGGATACGATCCGGGCTTCCTGCTGCCCTACGGCTTCGCCAAAATGAACTCCGTCGTCCTGCTGACCATTCCGCTGTTCATCATGGCGGGCGGCATAATGGACAAGGGCGGCATCGGCGACAAGCTGGTCGATGTCGTGGACACCATCGCCGGACGCATCCGCGGCGGCCTCGGGGTGGTCACCGTCGTGACCTGTGCCATCTTTGGCGCGGTCTCCGGCTCCTCCTCCGCCACCGTGTCCTGTATCGGTTCGATCATGATCCCCAAGCTCAAGCGCGCGGGCTACCCGGTGGGCCACGTGGCCGCCATCCTCGCCAACTCGGGCGTACTGGGCATCCTGATTCCGCCCTCCATGCTGATGATCCTGTACGCATGGATGGCCAACCAGTCCGTGCTGGCCTGTTTCCTCGCGGCATTCGTTCCCGGCATCATCGTCACCGTGCTGATGAGCCTCGTGAACATCTACCTGCTGCGCAACAACAAGGAAATCGAGGTTGCCGAGCACCGCGACTTCGCCACCACCACCAAGCTCTTCGTCAGCAAGAGCGCCAAGGCTTCCCCGGCGCTGATGATGCCCGTCATCATCCTCGGCGGCATCTACGGCGGCGTCATGACGCCCACCGAAGCCGCTGCCGTGGCCGTGCTCTACGCCATCCCGGTGGCCATGTTCCTGTACAAGGGCCTGAAGCTGAAGAACCTCGCATCCACGCTGATCGAGTCCGCCACCACCACCGGCGTCATCATGGCCATGATGTTCGCGGTCATGATCCTTTCCCGGCTCTACATCATGGAGAACCTGCCCGAGCAGATCATGGGCGTGCTGACCACCATCTCCGAGAATGAAATGGTGATCCTGCTGATGATCAACGTGTTCCTGATCTTCATGGGCATGCTCATGGACGACGTCTCCGGCATCCTGCTCGGAACGCCCATCCTGCTGCCGCTAGTGACGCAGATCGGCGTTGACCCGGTCCATTTTGCGGCTATCATGGGTGTGAACCTCGGCATGGGTAACGTCACGCCTCCAACGGCACCGCTTCTCTATCTCTCGGGACGCATATCCGGAGCGCAGCTCACCGGAATGCTCCGGCCGACTCTCTACCTGCTCATCTTCGCCTGGCTGCCGACCCTGCTGATCACGACCTACGTGCCCGAAGTGTCCCTCGGACTGGTCAACCTGCTCATGAAATAG
- the dctP gene encoding TRAP transporter substrate-binding protein DctP produces the protein MKRIIALLLCLCAAFALTACNDEGGEKASNEPTVIKLATQHPIEHMAHKAAERVKARIEKETEGRVQVKIYPANQLGDASQIYEEIIRGSIDAGHITVPDQFDSRLGAGFLPYIARDYDQIREVFASDAFLPQEMSKMHDDLGVKFFSYFGEGFIGVGTVEPLKNVTTPGTEKGMMIRVPGLDVFKFGAEELGFRTSSLPYADTYSALQTGVVKGWLGGPPNLNYLGFRDVINHYYQYNVNFESTQYVMNQEKFMSIPEADRKVVEEAFVDEGQQSFLMAESEDQMYRKKLEEAGVEVHMLTTQELEECASYVRDKAWKRLEKNLTPELLEGIKNSY, from the coding sequence ATGAAACGTATTATCGCACTTCTTCTGTGTCTCTGCGCAGCGTTCGCGCTGACCGCATGCAACGACGAGGGCGGAGAAAAGGCTTCCAACGAGCCCACCGTCATCAAGCTCGCCACCCAGCATCCCATCGAGCACATGGCTCACAAGGCCGCCGAGCGCGTCAAGGCTCGCATCGAGAAGGAAACCGAGGGTCGCGTACAGGTCAAGATTTACCCGGCCAACCAGCTGGGCGACGCTTCCCAGATTTACGAAGAAATCATCCGCGGCTCCATCGATGCCGGTCACATCACCGTGCCGGACCAGTTCGACTCCCGCCTCGGCGCAGGCTTCCTGCCCTACATCGCCCGCGACTACGACCAGATCCGCGAAGTGTTCGCCAGCGACGCTTTCCTGCCGCAGGAAATGTCCAAGATGCATGACGATCTGGGCGTGAAATTCTTCTCCTACTTCGGTGAAGGCTTCATCGGCGTCGGCACTGTCGAGCCGCTGAAGAACGTCACCACCCCCGGCACCGAAAAAGGCATGATGATCCGCGTGCCCGGTCTGGACGTATTCAAGTTCGGCGCAGAGGAACTCGGCTTCCGCACCTCTTCCCTGCCCTACGCCGACACCTACTCCGCCCTGCAGACCGGCGTGGTCAAGGGCTGGCTCGGCGGTCCCCCGAACCTGAACTACCTCGGCTTCCGCGACGTCATCAACCACTACTACCAGTACAACGTCAACTTCGAGTCCACCCAGTACGTCATGAACCAGGAAAAGTTCATGTCCATCCCCGAAGCCGACCGCAAGGTTGTCGAAGAGGCATTCGTGGACGAAGGCCAGCAGTCCTTCCTGATGGCCGAGAGCGAAGACCAGATGTACCGCAAGAAGCTCGAAGAAGCCGGTGTTGAAGTGCACATGCTCACCACCCAGGAACTCGAAGAGTGCGCCTCCTACGTCCGCGACAAGGCTTGGAAGCGTCTTGAAAAGAACCTGACCCCCGAGCTCCTCGAAGGCATCAAGAACTCCTACTAG
- a CDS encoding ATP-binding protein — MAKRMSAMRRPYVKFAVAGFVVLAVLGALFLGSSSRQRLKLTPQEREWIADHKKIRLGVTPSTRPLEFFGEKAEYKGMVADYMHLLGDRLGMEFEVVETTNLKKLLQKAEDREVDLIAAFWANPASIDYMRFTRPYLVIPTVILVNKNQKRYLRLKDMSDMDLALPKSNAVIDYVRKYYPEIHIQPVYNYLAALLHVSFDEIDATIISLPQASYFIEEKGITNLRVAGHTDYKIFHRIATRSDWPMLNSILQKGLDSISQEEHDRIYRKWVTLDQHYISFLLQNKRFWVYIAGGILLIVLFVAFIISWNRTLQKRISESTLELKKELNERVRLMTAIEQAQDGIFIINTDGIMEYMNPSFERMSEYSLDDLKGRHVSIVRSDAHSEDFFTEIWESLERGEVWRGQTTYRKKSGADYVVDLSISPIHDDTGRMTGYVEVARDITEQLQMEKQLRQSQKLEELGTLAGGIAHDFNNILAAILGYAELAMPTLEEGTRGHSNMGRIMHSAQRAKEMVNQILVFSRRRKPDSKRVDMVPLLREVDNFLRISLPSTIEVRLDMGVEHGWILGDSSQVHQVITNLGTNAAYAMEEEGGLLSLTLNREKLDGPLLLPGGRLEAGDYLKLSVADTGVGIPENIMNRIFDPFFTTKPQSKGTGLGLSMVHGIIGSMNGGINVRSTPGEGTVFEVYIPEAPGADEADRTPSRPRSVPQRGSGRVLLVDDEPDMVEVGEQMLTDLGYSVVGVNESRRALELFEAAPDDFDVLITDQTMPYMTGDRLAAAVHELRPDLPVVLCTGFSSSLDNIRPGEVGIRAILMKPFDMTRLSKTIIRALDESRRG, encoded by the coding sequence ATGGCGAAAAGAATGTCGGCGATGCGTCGCCCGTACGTGAAGTTCGCGGTGGCAGGATTCGTGGTGCTGGCCGTGCTCGGTGCGCTGTTCCTCGGCTCGTCGAGTCGTCAGCGGCTCAAGCTCACGCCGCAGGAGCGCGAGTGGATCGCCGACCACAAGAAGATACGACTCGGGGTCACTCCGTCAACCCGTCCGCTGGAATTCTTTGGTGAAAAGGCCGAGTACAAGGGCATGGTCGCGGACTACATGCACCTTCTGGGAGACCGGCTGGGCATGGAGTTCGAGGTGGTGGAGACCACCAACCTCAAGAAGTTGCTGCAAAAGGCAGAGGACAGGGAGGTGGACCTCATCGCCGCGTTCTGGGCCAACCCCGCAAGCATCGACTACATGCGCTTCACACGGCCTTACCTTGTGATCCCCACCGTCATTCTGGTCAACAAGAACCAGAAGCGCTACCTGCGGCTCAAGGACATGAGCGACATGGACCTTGCCCTGCCCAAAAGCAATGCGGTCATCGACTACGTCCGAAAATATTATCCGGAAATCCACATCCAGCCCGTTTACAACTATCTGGCCGCGCTGCTGCACGTCTCCTTCGACGAGATAGACGCCACTATCATCTCCCTGCCGCAAGCAAGTTATTTCATAGAGGAAAAGGGTATCACCAACCTCAGAGTGGCCGGGCACACCGACTACAAGATATTCCATCGTATAGCCACCCGTTCGGATTGGCCCATGCTCAACTCCATCCTGCAGAAGGGGCTGGATTCCATCAGTCAGGAAGAGCATGACAGAATCTACCGCAAGTGGGTCACCCTCGACCAGCACTACATATCCTTCCTGCTCCAGAACAAGCGCTTCTGGGTCTACATCGCGGGCGGGATTCTGCTGATCGTTCTTTTCGTGGCCTTCATCATTTCATGGAACCGCACGCTGCAGAAGCGCATCAGCGAGAGTACGCTTGAACTCAAGAAGGAACTCAACGAGCGCGTGCGGCTTATGACCGCCATAGAGCAGGCGCAGGACGGCATATTCATCATCAATACCGATGGGATAATGGAGTACATGAACCCGTCGTTCGAGCGAATGAGCGAATATTCTCTCGACGATCTCAAAGGCCGCCATGTCTCCATCGTGCGAAGCGACGCCCACAGTGAGGATTTTTTCACCGAGATATGGGAGAGTCTGGAGCGGGGCGAAGTCTGGCGCGGGCAGACGACCTACCGCAAGAAATCCGGCGCGGATTATGTGGTTGACCTGAGTATTTCGCCCATTCACGACGACACCGGTCGCATGACTGGATACGTCGAGGTGGCCCGTGACATCACGGAACAACTGCAAATGGAAAAGCAGCTGCGCCAAAGCCAGAAGCTTGAGGAGCTGGGGACGCTTGCGGGCGGCATCGCGCATGATTTCAACAACATTCTTGCGGCCATTCTGGGGTACGCGGAACTGGCCATGCCGACGCTGGAGGAGGGCACGCGCGGACATTCCAACATGGGGCGCATCATGCATTCCGCCCAGCGCGCCAAGGAAATGGTCAACCAGATTCTGGTCTTCAGCCGCAGGCGCAAGCCTGACAGCAAACGCGTGGACATGGTCCCGCTGTTGCGCGAGGTGGACAATTTCCTGCGCATCTCCCTGCCGTCCACCATCGAGGTGCGGCTGGACATGGGCGTGGAGCACGGCTGGATTCTCGGTGATTCCAGTCAGGTGCATCAGGTCATTACCAACCTCGGCACCAATGCGGCGTACGCCATGGAGGAAGAGGGCGGGCTTCTTTCCCTGACACTGAACCGCGAAAAGCTCGACGGGCCGCTTCTATTGCCCGGAGGCCGCCTCGAAGCGGGCGACTATCTCAAACTCAGCGTGGCGGACACCGGGGTGGGAATTCCGGAAAACATCATGAACCGCATCTTCGACCCGTTCTTCACCACCAAGCCGCAGAGCAAGGGAACGGGACTCGGACTTTCGATGGTGCACGGCATCATAGGAAGCATGAACGGCGGCATCAATGTGCGAAGCACACCCGGCGAGGGCACCGTCTTCGAGGTGTATATTCCGGAAGCTCCGGGCGCGGACGAGGCCGACAGGACACCATCGCGCCCCCGGTCCGTGCCGCAGCGCGGAAGCGGACGCGTCCTGTTGGTGGACGACGAGCCGGACATGGTCGAGGTGGGCGAGCAGATGCTCACCGATCTCGGCTATTCGGTGGTCGGCGTCAATGAGAGCCGCAGGGCGCTGGAATTGTTCGAGGCCGCGCCTGATGACTTTGATGTGCTCATCACGGACCAGACCATGCCCTACATGACCGGCGACAGGCTGGCCGCGGCCGTTCACGAGCTTCGGCCCGACCTTCCGGTGGTGCTCTGTACGGGGTTCTCATCGTCGCTGGACAACATCCGCCCGGGTGAAGTAGGTATCCGGGCCATCCTGATGAAGCCCTTCGACATGACGCGGCTGTCCAAGACGATCATTCGCGCCCTTGATGAGAGTCGTCGAGGCTAG
- a CDS encoding TRAP transporter small permease, which translates to MQPIENAPRIPLWGALGKFQKTMMTISSILIVCMICYAVVARYVFGSDFYGSEELIQMLAFWLYFMGAAQGSREKSQISADILTCYITSEKWCRIAHLVKDFLTTGICLLVTVWAVEFVAWGFKMMPMSPVFRLPMLIPHSAIGLGFVLMSLYHTVYLVQDSASFIRDVRAGRYAQ; encoded by the coding sequence ATGCAACCCATTGAAAACGCACCGCGTATTCCGCTGTGGGGCGCTCTGGGCAAGTTTCAGAAGACCATGATGACGATCAGCAGCATCCTCATCGTCTGCATGATCTGCTACGCGGTCGTCGCCCGCTACGTCTTCGGTTCGGACTTCTACGGGTCCGAGGAACTCATCCAGATGCTGGCCTTCTGGCTCTACTTCATGGGTGCCGCACAGGGCAGCCGCGAGAAGAGCCAGATCTCGGCAGACATCCTGACCTGCTACATAACCAGCGAGAAGTGGTGTCGAATCGCCCACCTCGTCAAAGATTTCCTGACCACCGGTATCTGCCTGCTGGTGACCGTCTGGGCCGTGGAGTTCGTGGCCTGGGGCTTCAAGATGATGCCCATGTCCCCCGTCTTCCGACTGCCCATGCTCATTCCGCACAGCGCCATCGGCCTCGGTTTCGTGCTCATGTCGCTGTACCACACGGTCTACCTTGTTCAGGATTCGGCCTCCTTCATCCGCGACGTCCGCGCAGGCCGTTACGCCCAGTAA
- a CDS encoding BCCT family transporter, with protein MSEQESSNGQVESGARKEGWFHLEVHPWVFFGSAGAIILFVTVTIIFQQLLGNVFQAMQSYMSTYAGWFFIATINIVLLFVLLLLASRFGDIRLGGPDAEPEFSTGGWFAMLFSAGMGIGLLFYSVAEPMFHFVANPLTEPGTTEAARKAMDITFLHWGLHPWGVYTIVALALAFFSFNKGLPLSIRTAFYPIFGDKIYGWIGNIIDIMATVATLFGVATSLGLGVQQVNAGLDHLWGIGQSSTIQVILIAGITLVATWSVVKGLDQGIRRLSEINIALAGGLAIFVLVLGPTLFILNGTLENIGYYIQFLPQLSTWNETYEHTQWQHGWTIFYWAWWIAWSPFVGMFIARVSFGRTIRQFIMGVLLVPTLITFLWITIFGNTALYIEMFGAGGIAQAVQENIPVSLFVMLENFPLSQATSLLGVVVIMTFFVTSSDSGSMVIDIITSGGDPNPPVLSRLFWAILEGVVAAVLLMGGGLVALQTATITTGLPFAAILLGMCYSLYKGLSDYAGPQEFSLEASKKPSRFRVKHKPVTGKTFGRRRLW; from the coding sequence GTGAGTGAACAGGAAAGCAGCAACGGTCAAGTGGAAAGCGGAGCCCGAAAAGAAGGCTGGTTTCACCTGGAAGTGCACCCATGGGTCTTTTTCGGATCCGCGGGTGCGATCATTTTGTTCGTGACCGTCACGATCATTTTCCAGCAGCTTCTCGGCAACGTGTTTCAGGCGATGCAGTCGTACATGTCCACCTATGCGGGGTGGTTCTTCATCGCCACGATCAATATCGTCCTGCTGTTCGTCCTTCTACTGCTGGCCAGCAGGTTCGGGGACATACGGCTGGGCGGGCCGGACGCGGAGCCGGAGTTTTCCACCGGAGGCTGGTTCGCCATGCTCTTTTCCGCAGGCATGGGTATCGGCCTGCTCTTTTACAGCGTTGCGGAACCCATGTTCCATTTCGTGGCGAACCCGTTGACGGAACCGGGCACCACCGAGGCGGCGCGCAAGGCCATGGACATCACCTTCCTGCATTGGGGACTGCACCCGTGGGGCGTGTACACCATCGTGGCGCTGGCCTTGGCCTTCTTCTCCTTCAACAAGGGGCTGCCGCTCTCCATCCGCACCGCATTCTATCCCATTTTCGGGGATAAGATTTACGGCTGGATTGGCAACATCATCGATATCATGGCCACCGTGGCGACGCTGTTCGGCGTGGCTACCTCCCTCGGCCTCGGGGTCCAGCAGGTGAATGCCGGACTGGACCACCTTTGGGGCATCGGGCAGAGCAGCACCATTCAGGTCATCCTTATCGCGGGCATCACCCTTGTGGCCACGTGGAGTGTCGTCAAGGGGCTGGATCAGGGTATTCGCCGACTCAGCGAGATCAACATTGCACTCGCAGGCGGTCTTGCGATCTTCGTGCTGGTCCTCGGACCCACGCTGTTCATCCTCAACGGCACGCTTGAGAACATCGGTTACTACATCCAGTTCCTGCCCCAGCTTTCCACCTGGAACGAAACGTATGAGCACACCCAGTGGCAGCACGGCTGGACCATCTTCTACTGGGCGTGGTGGATCGCGTGGTCGCCGTTCGTGGGCATGTTCATCGCCCGCGTGTCCTTTGGCCGCACCATCCGCCAGTTCATCATGGGCGTGCTGCTGGTGCCGACGCTGATCACTTTCCTGTGGATCACCATCTTCGGCAACACGGCGCTTTATATCGAAATGTTCGGCGCGGGCGGCATTGCGCAGGCTGTGCAGGAAAACATTCCCGTCTCGCTGTTCGTGATGCTGGAGAACTTCCCGCTGTCGCAGGCCACATCCCTGCTCGGCGTGGTGGTCATCATGACCTTCTTCGTCACGTCCTCGGACTCGGGCTCGATGGTCATCGACATCATCACTTCCGGCGGCGACCCGAACCCGCCCGTGCTCTCGCGGCTCTTCTGGGCCATCCTCGAAGGCGTCGTGGCGGCGGTGCTGCTTATGGGCGGCGGACTCGTGGCGCTTCAGACGGCCACCATCACCACCGGCCTTCCGTTCGCTGCCATTTTGCTTGGAATGTGTTACTCACTCTACAAGGGGCTGAGCGATTACGCCGGTCCGCAGGAATTCAGTCTCGAAGCCAGCAAAAAGCCGTCGCGGTTCCGCGTCAAGCACAAGCCCGTGACCGGCAAGACATTCGGCAGGCGCCGACTCTGGTAG
- a CDS encoding L-serine ammonia-lyase, with product MESIRELYRIGVGPSSSHTMGPKKAAETFLERNPEAASFRVTLYGSLAATGKGHLTDWAVLQVLGNERTEVIWKPEVELPEHPNGLEFEALDGEGAVTASWQAYSVGGGAVRGAGDDEEPPVQVYDLPDLTSIMEMCEEKGLTYWEYVEQCEGPEIWEFLREVWQVMQDAVRRGLDTQGVLPGSIGLKRQAWSYYKKAKLSGPDIQQTGKVTAYALAVSEENAGGGTIVTAPTCGAAGIVPAVLYYLRESQEPTENEILHALATAGLIGTIIKQNGSISGAEVGCQGEVGSACAMASAAATQIMGGSVRQIEYAAEMGLEHHLGLTCDPVDGLVQIPCIERNACASSRALSRAQMAYLSDGRHRIPFDEVVQVMKQTGHDLPSLYRETSTGGLAKVYGDRMKNIQGGC from the coding sequence ATGGAAAGCATCAGGGAACTCTACAGAATCGGCGTCGGCCCGTCCTCGTCCCACACCATGGGACCGAAAAAGGCGGCCGAGACCTTCCTGGAACGCAACCCGGAGGCCGCGTCCTTCCGCGTGACCCTCTACGGCTCGCTGGCCGCCACCGGCAAGGGGCACCTGACTGACTGGGCCGTGCTTCAGGTGCTTGGCAACGAACGCACCGAGGTCATCTGGAAGCCCGAAGTCGAACTGCCCGAGCATCCGAACGGGCTGGAATTCGAGGCCCTCGACGGCGAAGGCGCCGTCACCGCATCGTGGCAGGCCTACTCCGTGGGTGGCGGGGCCGTTCGCGGCGCGGGCGACGACGAAGAGCCGCCGGTTCAGGTCTACGACCTGCCCGACCTGACCTCCATCATGGAAATGTGCGAGGAAAAGGGCCTCACCTACTGGGAATACGTGGAACAGTGCGAAGGTCCCGAAATATGGGAGTTCCTGCGGGAAGTTTGGCAGGTCATGCAGGATGCCGTGCGCCGGGGACTGGACACGCAGGGCGTGCTTCCGGGCAGCATCGGCCTCAAGCGGCAGGCATGGAGCTACTACAAGAAGGCCAAGCTCTCCGGCCCCGACATCCAGCAGACCGGCAAGGTCACCGCCTACGCGCTGGCCGTCTCCGAAGAGAACGCGGGCGGCGGAACCATCGTCACCGCCCCCACCTGCGGTGCGGCGGGCATCGTCCCGGCGGTGCTGTACTACCTGCGCGAATCGCAGGAGCCCACGGAGAACGAGATTCTCCACGCCCTCGCCACGGCGGGACTCATCGGCACCATCATCAAGCAGAACGGCTCCATCTCCGGAGCCGAGGTGGGGTGCCAGGGCGAGGTAGGCTCCGCGTGCGCCATGGCGTCGGCCGCCGCCACGCAGATCATGGGCGGTTCGGTGCGGCAGATCGAGTATGCGGCGGAGATGGGCCTTGAGCATCATCTCGGCCTGACCTGCGACCCGGTGGACGGCCTGGTCCAGATCCCCTGCATCGAACGCAATGCCTGCGCCTCGTCCCGCGCCTTGAGCCGCGCGCAAATGGCCTACCTTTCGGACGGACGCCACCGCATTCCCTTTGACGAGGTGGTGCAGGTCATGAAGCAGACGGGCCATGATCTGCCAAGCCTGTACCGGGAAACCTCCACGGGAGGACTCGCCAAGGTCTACGGCGACCGCATGAAAAACATTCAGGGTGGTTGCTGA